The following are from one region of the Veillonella nakazawae genome:
- a CDS encoding LysM peptidoglycan-binding domain-containing protein → MKNILMMVGMCLTILFGYNMTNPVTATNTHAVREVKVQAGDTMWDIAARTAHKDMDVREMVYAMKELNNISDSGTLVPGTVLKVPAHNSDSPVRALDYVAQN, encoded by the coding sequence ATGAAAAATATATTGATGATGGTAGGAATGTGCTTAACAATCTTGTTCGGCTATAATATGACAAATCCTGTAACAGCTACAAATACACATGCAGTACGTGAAGTAAAGGTACAAGCAGGCGATACGATGTGGGATATTGCAGCTCGAACAGCTCATAAAGATATGGATGTTCGAGAAATGGTATATGCCATGAAAGAACTCAACAATATCAGTGATTCTGGTACACTTGTACCTGGTACAGTATTAAAGGTACCAGCACATAATTCTGATAGTCCAGTTAGAGCTTTGGACTATGTGGCTCAAAACTAA
- the lexA gene encoding transcriptional repressor LexA, with protein MRRPATDINTKQRRILDFIKDSLHNEYRCPTVREICTHVGLSSTSTVQSHLNALEKFGYIKRDPNKNRAITVLEDTKPSISVDGNETSSSDNFEFLGAGLKQVPLIGTVQAGMPITAVENLESTLTLPVQLTGDSDCFLLRVQGESMMNIGMYEGDMLIVRHQNTANNGDVVVARIDDEATVKRFYKENGHIRLQPENDNFDPIIVDDCHIEGLVIGLVRDRI; from the coding sequence GTGAGACGCCCTGCTACAGATATTAATACTAAACAGCGCCGTATATTAGATTTTATTAAGGACTCATTACATAATGAATATCGTTGTCCTACTGTTCGAGAAATCTGTACCCATGTAGGCCTTAGTTCTACTTCTACTGTGCAATCTCATTTGAATGCTCTTGAAAAGTTTGGTTATATTAAACGGGATCCTAATAAAAATCGTGCTATTACAGTACTAGAGGATACAAAACCTTCTATTTCTGTAGATGGTAATGAAACATCAAGTTCTGATAATTTTGAGTTCTTAGGTGCTGGTTTAAAACAAGTTCCTCTTATTGGTACTGTACAAGCTGGTATGCCTATTACTGCGGTAGAAAATTTAGAATCTACTCTTACATTACCTGTTCAATTAACTGGTGATTCTGACTGCTTCTTACTACGCGTTCAAGGCGAATCCATGATGAATATTGGTATGTATGAAGGTGATATGCTCATCGTACGCCATCAAAATACGGCTAATAATGGTGATGTTGTTGTAGCACGTATCGATGACGAAGCTACAGTAAAACGTTTCTATAAAGAAAATGGTCATATTCGTTTACAACCTGAAAATGATAATTTTGATCCTATTATTGTGGATGACTGTCATATTGAAGGTCTTGTCATTGGTCTTGTACGAGACAGAATATAG
- the dapA gene encoding 4-hydroxy-tetrahydrodipicolinate synthase — protein MKTFGRVLTAMITSFNNDGSLNIENSVAIAHHLLDNGSDGLVVCGTTGENPSMSKEDKLALFTAIAKECGHKGSIIANVGSNDTKASVDFVKEVSKIDGIDGLLVVVPYYNKPNQQGQYLHFKAIAEATTLPIMVYNVPSRVGTGIFPTTLAQLHSEYPHVCAIKEASGNLMISSEIKRLMPEDDFMVYSGDDGLTLPMLSVGACGVVSVVSHIAGKDMNAMIQAYESGHNHEALRIHQSLADIIKAMFITTNPIPVKYAVRKIGLPAGVFNLPMCDPSAEEAAYIDKALTEYIK, from the coding sequence ATGAAAACCTTTGGTCGAGTATTAACGGCTATGATTACATCATTTAATAATGATGGATCCCTTAACATAGAAAATAGTGTAGCTATTGCTCATCATTTATTAGATAATGGATCCGATGGACTCGTTGTATGCGGTACAACAGGGGAAAATCCATCCATGTCAAAAGAGGATAAATTAGCATTATTTACAGCTATTGCTAAAGAATGTGGTCATAAAGGTTCCATTATTGCTAATGTAGGTTCAAATGACACAAAAGCTTCTGTAGACTTTGTAAAAGAAGTATCTAAAATTGATGGAATCGATGGTTTATTAGTTGTAGTACCTTACTACAATAAGCCTAATCAACAAGGTCAATACTTACACTTTAAAGCTATTGCAGAGGCTACTACACTGCCAATCATGGTATATAATGTACCAAGCCGTGTAGGAACAGGCATTTTCCCAACAACACTAGCACAATTACATAGTGAGTATCCACATGTATGCGCGATTAAAGAAGCTAGTGGCAATCTTATGATTTCATCTGAAATTAAACGCTTAATGCCTGAGGATGACTTCATGGTATATAGTGGAGATGATGGTCTTACATTGCCAATGCTATCTGTAGGAGCATGCGGTGTTGTATCCGTAGTTTCTCATATAGCGGGCAAAGATATGAATGCTATGATTCAAGCTTATGAATCTGGTCATAATCACGAAGCGCTTCGTATTCATCAAAGCTTAGCGGATATCATAAAAGCTATGTTTATTACTACAAATCCTATTCCTGTTAAATATGCAGTCCGTAAAATAGGTTTACCTGCTGGTGTATTTAATTTGCCAATGTGTGACCCTAGTGCCGAAGAAGCAGCATATATTGATAAAGCTTTAACAGAATATATAAAATAA
- a CDS encoding aspartate-semialdehyde dehydrogenase, whose product MKKPNVAILGATGAVGAEFITLIEERNFPYENLKLLASARSAGTELTVNGKTYVVEEAKPESFENIDIALFAGGSISKTLAPEAAKRGAIVIDNSSAFRMDPEVPLVVPEVNPEDILKHKGIIANPNCSTIIMSLGLKPLHDISPIKRIVVSTYQAVSGAGKEGIEELENQVKQYTAGEEMTANLLPTGSAPKHYPVAFNLLPQIDVFLDNDYTKEEMKMVNETQKILHDDTIQVVPTTVRVPVYRSHSESVLVETAEPVSVEAFRAACEKFPGLQVKDNPAEQIYPMPLYTSNQNDCEIGRIRKDLYNDKGMNFWIVGDQIRKGAALNALQIAEYLVEKQAF is encoded by the coding sequence ATGAAAAAACCTAATGTTGCAATTCTTGGTGCTACTGGTGCAGTAGGTGCTGAATTTATTACACTTATTGAAGAGCGTAATTTCCCATATGAAAATTTAAAATTGTTGGCATCTGCTCGTTCTGCAGGTACTGAACTTACAGTGAATGGAAAAACATATGTAGTAGAAGAAGCAAAGCCAGAATCCTTTGAAAATATTGATATCGCGTTATTTGCAGGTGGTTCTATTTCTAAAACATTAGCACCAGAAGCTGCTAAACGTGGTGCAATTGTTATCGATAACTCTAGTGCATTCCGTATGGATCCTGAGGTACCTCTTGTTGTACCAGAAGTAAATCCAGAAGATATCTTAAAACATAAAGGTATTATTGCTAACCCAAATTGCTCTACTATTATTATGAGCTTAGGTTTAAAACCACTACATGATATTTCTCCAATTAAACGCATCGTTGTAAGTACATATCAAGCAGTATCAGGTGCTGGTAAAGAAGGTATTGAAGAACTTGAAAACCAAGTAAAACAATATACTGCTGGCGAAGAAATGACTGCAAACTTATTGCCAACAGGATCTGCCCCTAAACATTATCCTGTAGCATTTAACTTATTGCCACAAATCGATGTGTTCTTGGACAATGATTACACAAAAGAAGAAATGAAAATGGTCAATGAAACACAAAAAATTCTTCATGACGACACAATTCAAGTAGTACCAACTACTGTACGTGTTCCAGTGTATCGTTCCCACTCTGAATCTGTTTTAGTAGAAACAGCTGAACCAGTTTCTGTAGAAGCTTTCAGAGCAGCATGTGAAAAATTCCCAGGTTTACAAGTAAAAGATAATCCTGCAGAACAAATTTATCCAATGCCATTATATACGTCTAATCAAAACGACTGTGAAATCGGCCGTATTCGTAAAGATTTATATAACGACAAAGGTATGAATTTCTGGATTGTAGGGGACCAAATTCGTAAAGGTGCAGCACTTAATGCGTTGCAAATTGCTGAGTACTTGGTAGAAAAACAAGCATTTTAA
- the dapB gene encoding 4-hydroxy-tetrahydrodipicolinate reductase — MIRVMVNGAGGKMGREVVKAVHNDPELTLVGGIDPTKAGQDVGSVAGIEQLGIEMNASIDEVLNTNKPDVIVDFTNPAVIYENAKKMLSAGIHVVIGTTGLTAEQRDELDAIGRQNNANCLVAPNFSLGAVMMMKVSAELAPYFPNVEIIELHHNHKYDAPSGTSILTAKLINEAKQAANATPDEDLTRESLPGARGAKVDDVTIHSVRLPGYVAHQEVLFGGYDETLTIRHDSLSRLSFMPGVVLACKKISAKTGLTYGLEHYL, encoded by the coding sequence ATGATTCGAGTAATGGTAAATGGCGCTGGCGGTAAAATGGGCCGCGAAGTAGTCAAAGCAGTACATAATGATCCTGAATTAACATTAGTAGGTGGCATCGATCCTACTAAGGCGGGTCAAGATGTAGGCTCCGTAGCGGGCATCGAACAATTAGGAATTGAAATGAATGCCTCCATCGATGAGGTTCTAAATACAAATAAACCTGATGTAATTGTAGACTTTACAAATCCTGCTGTCATTTATGAAAATGCTAAAAAAATGTTATCTGCAGGTATTCATGTAGTTATTGGTACTACAGGTTTAACTGCGGAACAACGTGACGAATTAGATGCTATTGGTCGCCAAAATAATGCAAACTGCCTTGTAGCACCTAATTTCTCTCTTGGTGCAGTTATGATGATGAAGGTTTCTGCAGAATTGGCACCATATTTCCCTAATGTAGAGATTATTGAACTACATCATAACCATAAATACGATGCCCCATCTGGTACATCTATTTTAACAGCTAAATTAATTAACGAAGCTAAACAAGCGGCGAATGCAACGCCTGATGAGGATTTGACTCGTGAAAGTTTACCAGGTGCTCGTGGCGCTAAGGTTGATGACGTAACAATCCACAGCGTTCGTTTACCTGGTTACGTAGCTCACCAGGAAGTACTATTTGGTGGCTATGATGAAACGTTAACAATTCGTCACGATAGTTTAAGCCGACTTTCCTTTATGCCAGGTGTAGTATTAGCATGTAAAAAAATTAGTGCTAAAACTGGTTTAACTTACGGCTTAGAGCATTATTTATAA
- a CDS encoding class I SAM-dependent methyltransferase — protein MKHANIVVDATCGNGHDLLYLAERAKKGCHLYGIDIQMKAINSSQELLQSNDIAQDVSLTFIHDSHDRALANQLKDEVIDLMIFNLGYLPGGDHQVITKPHQTIDAINEGLEKLSKSGVITIVAYPGTTEGFEEMQMLKSYLSDLEQKLYNVCHWHPMNQINNPPELFILQKR, from the coding sequence ATGAAACACGCTAATATAGTAGTAGATGCAACATGTGGTAATGGCCATGATTTACTATATTTGGCAGAACGAGCAAAAAAGGGCTGTCATTTATATGGCATCGATATTCAAATGAAAGCGATTAATAGCAGCCAAGAGTTATTGCAGTCAAATGACATAGCACAAGATGTAAGTCTAACATTTATTCATGACTCCCATGATCGTGCATTAGCTAATCAATTAAAAGATGAAGTTATTGATTTAATGATCTTTAACCTAGGCTATTTACCAGGTGGTGATCATCAAGTTATAACTAAACCGCATCAAACTATTGATGCCATAAATGAAGGCTTAGAAAAATTATCGAAGTCTGGAGTTATCACAATTGTTGCTTACCCTGGAACAACAGAAGGGTTTGAAGAAATGCAGATGCTTAAATCGTATTTATCAGATTTAGAACAAAAATTGTATAATGTATGTCATTGGCATCCAATGAATCAAATCAATAATCCACCTGAGTTATTCATATTGCAAAAACGATAA
- a CDS encoding NAD(+)/NADH kinase codes for MRIGFFPNMGKSNIMAVLKMAAHICKDEGIEVFLPDDLESDAPARVLKIPETHILSRPEIFKQIDIAFSFGGDGTIIHLARQIYPYNVPVCGINLGELGFLNQIEVHQMQSHIKRIANGDYNIEKRGHLYAYIDRNNGNEEELVPIINEIVITRAEPAKMARINMSINNQHTQMYPSDGLIISSATGSTGYNLSAGGPIMKPDNRSIIVTPVAPHLIQGVSLVLEEHDTIQITMPEREPQLHICIDGTFDYTFTNKETLHISSNPVYCLFVRFKDQCFFGTLFKKLASRRDELL; via the coding sequence ATGCGTATCGGATTCTTCCCAAACATGGGGAAAAGCAATATTATGGCAGTTTTAAAAATGGCTGCACATATTTGTAAAGATGAAGGTATCGAAGTATTTTTGCCAGATGATCTCGAATCAGATGCACCTGCACGAGTACTTAAGATTCCTGAAACTCACATTTTAAGTCGTCCAGAAATCTTTAAACAAATTGATATTGCCTTTAGTTTTGGTGGTGATGGTACCATCATCCATTTGGCAAGACAAATTTACCCATATAATGTACCTGTTTGTGGTATTAACCTTGGTGAACTCGGCTTTTTAAACCAAATTGAAGTTCATCAAATGCAAAGTCATATTAAACGTATTGCAAATGGTGATTATAATATAGAAAAACGTGGACATTTATATGCATATATTGACCGAAATAATGGTAATGAAGAAGAATTAGTACCTATAATTAATGAAATCGTTATTACCCGTGCTGAACCAGCAAAAATGGCACGTATTAACATGTCTATCAATAATCAACATACACAAATGTATCCTTCAGATGGCTTGATTATTTCCTCTGCAACTGGGTCTACGGGATATAATCTATCTGCAGGTGGTCCTATTATGAAGCCTGATAATAGATCCATTATTGTTACACCTGTAGCGCCACATCTGATTCAAGGTGTTTCACTTGTATTAGAAGAGCATGATACAATTCAAATCACGATGCCAGAACGTGAACCACAATTACATATCTGTATAGACGGTACATTTGACTATACGTTTACCAATAAAGAAACACTACATATAAGCTCTAATCCTGTATATTGTTTATTCGTACGTTTTAAAGATCAATGTTTCTTCGGTACATTATTTAAAAAACTAGCATCTCGTCGTGACGAGTTGTTGTAA
- a CDS encoding TlyA family RNA methyltransferase, whose protein sequence is MSSKERLDILLVNRGLFESREKAKAAIMAGQIFMDTTRIDKAGTKIPVDANIVVKGNTLPYVSRGGLKLEKAIQTYPINLQDAVMVDIGASTGGFTDCALQNGASKVFAIDVGYNQLAWKLRQDPRVINMEKQNIRTVTPEQLGELVDFISIDVAFISLDKVLPVATTLLKDTGALVALIKPQFEAGKENVGKGGIVRDPKIHKEVLHRILHVAHDCGLYIHGLTFSPIKGMEGNIEFLGYFKKYEEGALAIDDALIDTVVAEAHSL, encoded by the coding sequence ATGAGCAGTAAAGAACGTTTAGACATACTCCTCGTTAACCGAGGACTTTTTGAAAGTAGAGAAAAAGCCAAAGCGGCCATAATGGCTGGCCAAATCTTCATGGATACTACGCGTATTGATAAAGCAGGTACAAAAATTCCTGTAGATGCCAATATTGTAGTAAAGGGCAATACGTTGCCTTATGTTAGTCGCGGTGGATTAAAGTTAGAAAAAGCCATTCAAACGTATCCTATCAACTTACAGGATGCTGTTATGGTTGATATAGGTGCTAGTACAGGTGGTTTTACAGATTGCGCCCTACAAAATGGTGCATCTAAAGTCTTTGCCATTGACGTAGGCTATAATCAATTGGCTTGGAAATTGCGTCAAGATCCGCGTGTGATTAATATGGAAAAGCAAAATATCCGTACTGTTACACCTGAGCAACTTGGTGAACTTGTGGACTTTATTTCTATTGATGTAGCATTTATTTCTTTGGACAAGGTTCTGCCAGTTGCAACTACCTTATTAAAGGATACAGGAGCTCTTGTTGCTTTGATTAAGCCTCAATTTGAGGCGGGCAAAGAGAATGTAGGTAAAGGCGGTATTGTGCGAGATCCTAAAATCCATAAAGAAGTTTTACATCGTATCTTACACGTTGCTCATGATTGTGGATTATATATTCACGGCTTAACATTCTCACCAATTAAAGGCATGGAAGGCAATATTGAGTTTTTAGGTTATTTTAAAAAGTACGAAGAAGGGGCTTTAGCCATTGATGATGCTTTAATTGATACAGTGGTTGCAGAAGCCCATTCATTATAG
- a CDS encoding divergent PAP2 family protein, which produces MIDILPQIAHNYIAQAAFWGWFTAQAIKFVWQLVRHGKFRPERLVGSGGFPSSHTSFVIATTTAIYLKNGASDLFILSLVFSIVVMYDASGVRLEAGRQAQILNQIVDYFTKKNIPVAITRKEALKELLGHTPIEVFGGLILGILVACIQFYYIYNGVI; this is translated from the coding sequence ATGATTGATATATTACCACAAATAGCACACAACTACATAGCACAAGCTGCATTTTGGGGATGGTTTACTGCGCAGGCTATCAAATTTGTATGGCAACTAGTTCGACATGGCAAATTTCGTCCAGAACGGCTTGTAGGATCTGGAGGATTTCCCAGCTCTCATACATCTTTCGTAATTGCTACAACCACAGCCATATACCTAAAAAATGGAGCATCTGATCTTTTTATACTATCTCTAGTATTCTCTATTGTAGTCATGTATGATGCATCAGGCGTACGATTAGAGGCTGGGCGTCAAGCTCAAATTCTAAATCAAATTGTAGACTATTTTACAAAGAAAAATATACCTGTTGCCATCACTCGTAAAGAGGCCTTAAAAGAGTTATTAGGCCATACACCAATAGAGGTATTTGGGGGATTAATTCTTGGCATTCTTGTAGCATGTATTCAATTTTATTATATTTATAATGGTGTTATATGA
- a CDS encoding polyprenyl synthetase family protein encodes MFKDYLASSKQHIEQWLGEVLTSPNREFKPLYESMNYSLMQGGKRIRPILSKAVLEMLHKDPADYKEFLCAMECIHTYSLVHDDLPAMDNDDYRRGNLTNHKVYGEGMAILAGDGLLTYAFQLMTENKTATPQQKIEAIQCVATAAGPEGMVGGQAFDMLSEDKHIPLEELKVLHSGKTGALFNASVELGLILGNADTTTRKALMEYANCLGLLFQITDDILDVTGTIEELGKTPGSDIRQHKSTYVSLLGLEEAKNQASLVGKQAHNALNSVSYDTSILAALIDYLLERTN; translated from the coding sequence ATGTTCAAAGACTATTTAGCGTCTAGCAAACAACATATTGAACAATGGTTAGGTGAAGTATTAACTAGCCCAAATAGAGAATTTAAACCCCTTTATGAATCTATGAATTACAGTTTAATGCAAGGTGGCAAACGAATCCGACCAATCTTATCTAAAGCTGTATTAGAAATGCTTCATAAAGATCCAGCTGATTATAAGGAATTTCTATGTGCTATGGAGTGTATCCATACATATTCCTTAGTACATGATGATTTACCAGCCATGGATAATGATGATTATCGTAGAGGTAATTTAACAAATCATAAAGTTTATGGTGAAGGTATGGCTATTCTAGCTGGTGATGGTTTATTAACTTATGCTTTTCAACTAATGACTGAGAATAAAACTGCTACACCTCAACAAAAAATAGAGGCTATTCAATGCGTAGCTACTGCAGCAGGCCCGGAAGGCATGGTTGGTGGTCAAGCCTTCGATATGCTCAGTGAAGATAAGCATATACCACTAGAAGAATTAAAAGTTTTACACAGTGGAAAAACAGGTGCATTATTTAATGCATCTGTAGAATTAGGTCTTATTTTAGGCAATGCAGATACGACTACTCGAAAAGCGCTTATGGAATATGCTAATTGTTTAGGATTGTTATTCCAAATTACTGATGATATTCTAGATGTAACTGGTACAATTGAAGAATTAGGAAAAACTCCTGGCAGTGATATTCGCCAACATAAATCTACCTATGTATCCTTACTAGGTTTAGAGGAGGCTAAAAACCAAGCTTCTTTAGTTGGAAAACAGGCTCATAATGCTTTAAACTCCGTTTCTTATGATACATCTATACTAGCTGCACTAATTGATTATCTTTTAGAACGTACTAATTAA
- the xseB gene encoding exodeoxyribonuclease VII small subunit has product MAASLKSYEKKYKALEDIVKQLDDGNMTISELLTQYKKGLTLVKECAEMLDSVEDEVQQIIEEVRISE; this is encoded by the coding sequence ATGGCCGCATCACTAAAAAGTTATGAGAAAAAATATAAAGCCTTAGAGGATATTGTTAAACAATTAGACGATGGTAATATGACTATCTCTGAACTTTTAACGCAATATAAGAAGGGCTTAACATTAGTAAAAGAATGTGCAGAAATGCTCGATTCTGTGGAAGATGAAGTACAACAAATTATCGAAGAAGTCCGCATCAGCGAATAA
- the xseA gene encoding exodeoxyribonuclease VII large subunit — MNVLTITQLNNLIKRTLDREYLLKNVYVSGTIINAKRHSSGHMYFSLKDEESAIDVTMWSSTVMQKGLANAIQNGLLVTVKASVNFYNKMGRLNLIASDMQIGSKSPLQLEFDALKRELTALGYFDDNHKQSLPYMASCIGIVTSQSGAVLHDILHVSERRNPLVQFKLFSVPVQGNTAGPVIARGIAAADADPEVDVIIVGRGGGSMEDLWCFNDRAVVEAIYTANTPVISAVGHETDYTLCDYVADARGATPSHAAEMAVLPITTLQDQLTEKEEYLHEFIRYTLQQKRTDLTLLFNRRLGIPALQFLHKQKTHLQELSQSLTNATKERCNTEKHSLALLAQQLESLNPLQMMVKGFAKVEHDDKPITSVTQLHPKDDIRVTLADGYVNATVKEAHKDGRITKKL; from the coding sequence GTGAATGTATTAACCATTACACAATTAAACAATCTTATAAAGCGCACCTTAGACCGAGAATACCTACTTAAGAATGTCTATGTTAGCGGTACTATTATTAACGCAAAGCGTCATAGTAGTGGTCATATGTATTTCTCTTTAAAAGATGAAGAATCCGCTATTGATGTTACCATGTGGTCTAGTACAGTTATGCAAAAAGGATTGGCTAATGCCATTCAAAATGGATTATTAGTGACTGTAAAAGCATCTGTTAATTTTTACAATAAAATGGGGCGTTTAAATCTTATTGCATCGGATATGCAAATAGGGTCTAAAAGCCCATTACAGCTCGAATTTGATGCGTTAAAACGAGAGTTAACGGCGCTAGGATACTTTGATGACAACCACAAACAAAGTCTTCCATACATGGCAAGTTGCATAGGTATTGTTACATCTCAATCTGGCGCTGTATTGCATGATATTTTACACGTTAGTGAGAGACGTAACCCATTAGTGCAATTTAAATTATTCTCCGTTCCTGTCCAAGGCAATACTGCAGGACCTGTTATTGCAAGAGGTATTGCTGCTGCCGATGCTGACCCAGAGGTTGATGTCATCATCGTTGGTCGTGGTGGTGGATCTATGGAGGATTTATGGTGTTTCAATGATAGAGCTGTTGTAGAGGCTATTTATACTGCTAATACACCAGTTATCTCAGCAGTAGGTCATGAAACAGATTATACTTTATGTGATTATGTAGCAGATGCTCGTGGTGCAACGCCAAGCCACGCTGCAGAAATGGCTGTACTTCCTATTACTACACTACAAGATCAATTAACAGAAAAAGAAGAATACCTACACGAGTTTATACGTTATACATTACAGCAGAAACGTACAGATTTGACCTTGCTCTTTAATCGTAGATTAGGTATTCCAGCTCTACAATTTTTGCATAAACAGAAAACGCATTTACAAGAGCTTTCACAATCATTAACTAATGCTACAAAAGAACGATGCAATACAGAGAAACATAGTTTAGCATTATTAGCTCAACAATTAGAATCTCTTAATCCATTACAAATGATGGTAAAAGGGTTTGCAAAGGTTGAACATGATGATAAACCTATAACGTCTGTTACTCAATTACATCCAAAGGATGATATACGAGTTACACTTGCTGATGGTTATGTGAATGCTACGGTAAAGGAGGCGCACAAAGATGGCCGCATCACTAAAAAGTTATGA
- a CDS encoding metallohydrolase, translating to MKRYYLGIDTSCYTTSCAIIDSDFQIVGEARKILEVKQGERGLQQSNMVFQHTKALPKLISELPQLPISGIGVSGFPRREENSYMPAFMVGLGYGQSLSHMMNVPLQVFAHQENHILAALRELKTIPKDPFLALHLSGGTTELVYCHYKGEGIFESHIIGGSKDLQGGQYVDRIGVAMGLPFPAGKHLEALALQTTEYEPLPSSVKEGWISFAGPCSAAMRRISASMSDLDKSNLARAVFTSIGNSLEKMITYHLQNKPVRTLIAVGGVMSNSLLRHRMEHYCRRNHLTLHVAQPQFSVDNATGNAFGAAFLEEIRG from the coding sequence ATGAAACGATATTACTTAGGCATTGATACTAGTTGCTACACTACAAGTTGTGCCATTATAGATAGCGACTTTCAAATAGTTGGGGAAGCCCGCAAAATATTAGAGGTCAAACAGGGTGAGCGAGGACTACAACAATCAAATATGGTCTTTCAACATACAAAGGCATTGCCTAAGTTAATATCTGAATTGCCACAACTACCAATTAGTGGTATCGGTGTTAGTGGTTTTCCTAGACGTGAGGAAAATTCCTATATGCCAGCCTTTATGGTAGGGCTAGGGTATGGTCAATCTCTAAGTCATATGATGAATGTACCTTTACAAGTTTTTGCACATCAAGAAAATCATATTTTAGCTGCCCTTCGAGAATTAAAAACTATTCCTAAAGATCCATTTTTAGCACTTCATTTATCTGGTGGTACTACGGAGCTCGTATATTGTCATTATAAAGGAGAAGGCATATTTGAGTCTCACATTATTGGCGGCTCTAAGGATTTACAAGGTGGTCAATATGTAGATCGTATTGGTGTTGCAATGGGTTTGCCATTTCCTGCAGGTAAGCATCTAGAGGCATTAGCATTACAAACTACAGAATATGAACCATTACCATCTTCTGTAAAAGAAGGTTGGATAAGCTTTGCCGGGCCATGTAGTGCGGCTATGCGTCGCATTAGTGCTTCCATGAGTGATTTAGACAAGTCTAATTTGGCGAGAGCTGTATTCACCTCCATAGGAAATTCGTTAGAAAAAATGATTACCTATCATTTACAAAATAAACCTGTTCGAACATTAATTGCCGTTGGTGGTGTAATGAGCAATAGCTTACTTCGTCATCGTATGGAGCATTATTGTAGACGTAATCACCTTACATTACATGTAGCACAGCCACAATTTTCTGTTGATAATGCCACTGGCAATGCTTTTGGAGCTGCTTTTTTAGAGGAAATTAGAGGATAA
- the nusB gene encoding transcription antitermination factor NusB, which translates to MVIKRNRREARQYAFQMLYANEFHADQSDVQFPEGHMHKSMDKAYANNIINGVLSSSEIIDAALQPFCKSRKVENLDKVDRAILRIALWEMTNEDEPLEPSIAINEAIQLAKDFGSDSSYKLINAILDAYNKSK; encoded by the coding sequence ATGGTAATTAAGCGAAATCGACGTGAAGCACGTCAATACGCATTTCAAATGTTATATGCTAATGAATTTCATGCTGACCAAAGTGATGTTCAATTTCCAGAAGGACATATGCATAAATCTATGGATAAGGCTTATGCGAATAATATTATAAATGGTGTATTATCCTCTTCTGAAATTATAGATGCAGCATTACAGCCATTTTGTAAATCACGTAAAGTTGAAAACTTAGACAAGGTCGATCGTGCTATTTTACGTATTGCTTTATGGGAAATGACAAATGAAGATGAACCTTTAGAACCATCTATAGCTATTAATGAAGCTATTCAATTAGCTAAAGATTTTGGTTCTGATTCTTCCTATAAATTAATTAACGCAATTCTAGATGCATATAATAAGAGTAAATAA